The following are from one region of the Pseudomonas putida genome:
- a CDS encoding LysR family transcriptional regulator: MDLVQLEIFKAVAEQGSISAAAQHIHRVPSNLTTRIKQLEEDLGVELFIREKSRLRLSPAGWNFLEYTRRILDLVHEARLTVAGEDPQGTFALGSLESTAAVRIPALLAAYNQRYPKVDLDLSTGPSGTMLEGVLSGRLVAAFVDGPVLHPTLEGMPVFEEEMMVIAPLNHAPVTRAQDVNGESIYAFRANCSYRHHFENWFVQDQAVPGKIHEMESYHGMLACVSAGAGLAMMPRSMLDNMPGCSTVSAWPMSEDFRYLKTWLVWRRGTVSRSLSMFVKLLEEKRAS, from the coding sequence GTGGACTTGGTGCAACTGGAGATTTTCAAGGCCGTGGCAGAGCAAGGCAGCATCAGTGCTGCCGCGCAGCACATCCACCGAGTGCCGTCGAACCTGACCACCCGCATCAAGCAACTGGAGGAAGACCTCGGCGTGGAGCTGTTCATTCGTGAAAAAAGCCGCCTGCGCCTGTCCCCCGCAGGCTGGAATTTCCTCGAGTACACCCGGCGCATCCTCGACCTGGTACACGAAGCGCGGTTGACCGTGGCCGGTGAAGACCCGCAAGGCACCTTTGCCTTGGGGTCGCTCGAGAGCACGGCGGCGGTGCGCATCCCGGCCTTGCTGGCGGCCTACAACCAGCGCTACCCCAAGGTCGACCTGGACCTGTCCACCGGGCCTTCCGGGACCATGCTCGAAGGGGTGTTGTCCGGCCGCCTGGTGGCGGCGTTCGTCGACGGGCCGGTGTTGCACCCTACGCTGGAGGGCATGCCGGTGTTCGAGGAAGAAATGATGGTCATCGCGCCGCTCAACCACGCCCCGGTAACCCGCGCCCAGGACGTCAACGGCGAGAGCATTTATGCCTTTCGTGCCAACTGTTCGTACCGCCACCATTTCGAGAACTGGTTCGTGCAGGACCAGGCTGTGCCGGGCAAGATCCACGAAATGGAGTCGTATCACGGCATGCTGGCCTGCGTCAGCGCCGGTGCCGGGCTAGCCATGATGCCGCGCAGCATGCTCGACAACATGCCTGGTTGCAGTACTGTCAGTGCCTGGCCGATGTCGGAGGATTTCCGCTACCTGAAAACCTGGCTGGTGTGGCGCCGGGGCACGGTGTCGCGCAGCCTGAGCATGTTCGTGAAGTTACTTGAAGAAAAGCGTGCAAGCTGA
- a CDS encoding AAA family ATPase — MFYLPLPSDQADSLASEPTTDFFTTASVLDAAAVLFVQNLPRQPATASADAQERRFAEIVRIAKEVESAAPGRFQGQVAQHFDREAFAMGLGMLGDNGIALLSTEVAYQADELLDAEGQWNFQFADNYRQRATPLHPVYLPSLASDLMLSDQQNRLLREFLSGIDESVAVQGFAGTGKTFLIHQFARLLEPQRTLLLALTEGQLRALQARVKDAAAYTALTFGQLADELLNRDLTSNGWRLRDPYRTRLSWRPQDAQVVRWLAIPDIGPLAARDVVALCIRAVRTFCHSADTQLQLHHLPWAGPGTTPLDQEVLLEKARLYWQELIRPSSREIQLPVRDYHRVKLLSLTGHVIDSRYTHVIVDEAHELSAPMLAVLDRSPQSIIALGDELQNLNGLSAHHGGFIRQRYIDHSLRAGPAMDNVLNPLIQAHPAAIQAAFSGSAEHYTRVSFFDTVSVPEQPTALIVDDEWGLFGWFQRLTHQGVPFVLLKSARKDFELFVEDCIELYRHGTRPRHPMLFRYASWQALEQDKGDDKAFVAVANMLRKGYTPEHFARAKSRYRWDKAPKLFLGRVRDVKNLEFARVMVSPELLVAPQVAGNRNERARMLAGLYTACSRARHELIVPGGMLDWVKDQVRD, encoded by the coding sequence ATGTTCTACCTGCCTTTGCCCAGCGACCAGGCTGACAGCCTCGCCAGCGAGCCCACTACCGATTTCTTCACCACTGCAAGCGTCCTCGACGCCGCCGCAGTGCTGTTCGTGCAAAACCTGCCGCGCCAGCCCGCCACCGCCTCGGCGGATGCGCAGGAACGCCGCTTTGCCGAAATAGTGCGTATTGCCAAAGAAGTCGAAAGCGCCGCACCGGGGCGCTTCCAAGGCCAGGTAGCACAGCACTTCGATCGCGAAGCCTTCGCCATGGGCCTCGGCATGCTGGGCGATAACGGTATCGCACTGCTGTCCACCGAGGTGGCGTACCAGGCCGACGAGTTGCTGGACGCCGAGGGCCAGTGGAACTTCCAGTTCGCCGACAACTACCGCCAGCGAGCAACCCCATTGCACCCGGTGTACCTGCCTTCCCTTGCCAGCGACCTGATGCTCAGCGACCAACAGAACCGCCTGCTGCGCGAATTCCTAAGTGGTATCGATGAGTCGGTGGCGGTACAGGGCTTTGCCGGCACTGGCAAGACGTTCCTGATTCACCAGTTCGCCCGCCTGCTAGAGCCGCAGCGCACGCTGTTGCTGGCCTTGACCGAAGGCCAGCTGCGCGCCTTGCAGGCGCGGGTCAAGGATGCTGCCGCCTACACCGCGCTGACCTTCGGCCAGCTCGCCGACGAGTTGCTCAACCGCGATCTCACCAGCAATGGCTGGCGTTTGCGCGACCCGTATCGCACCAGGCTTTCGTGGCGCCCGCAGGATGCGCAGGTGGTACGTTGGCTGGCTATCCCCGACATCGGTCCGCTCGCCGCGCGTGATGTGGTTGCGTTGTGCATTCGCGCGGTACGCACGTTCTGTCACAGCGCCGACACCCAGCTGCAGTTGCACCACCTGCCCTGGGCCGGGCCGGGAACCACGCCGCTGGATCAGGAAGTGTTGCTGGAAAAGGCACGCCTGTACTGGCAGGAGCTGATTCGCCCGTCGTCACGGGAAATCCAGTTGCCGGTGCGCGACTACCACCGGGTCAAACTGCTGTCGCTGACCGGCCACGTGATCGACAGCCGCTACACCCATGTAATCGTCGATGAGGCCCACGAGCTGTCGGCTCCGATGCTTGCCGTGCTCGACCGCAGCCCGCAATCGATCATTGCCCTGGGTGACGAACTGCAGAATCTCAACGGCCTCAGCGCGCACCATGGCGGCTTTATCCGTCAGCGTTACATCGACCATTCACTGCGGGCCGGGCCGGCGATGGACAACGTGCTCAACCCATTGATCCAGGCACACCCGGCGGCGATCCAGGCGGCCTTCAGTGGCAGCGCCGAGCATTACACCCGGGTCAGTTTCTTCGATACGGTGAGCGTGCCGGAACAGCCTACGGCGCTTATCGTCGACGATGAATGGGGCCTGTTTGGCTGGTTCCAGCGCCTGACCCACCAAGGCGTGCCGTTCGTGCTGCTGAAAAGCGCGCGCAAGGACTTTGAGTTGTTCGTCGAAGACTGCATCGAGCTGTACCGCCATGGTACCCGGCCGCGTCACCCGATGCTGTTCCGCTACGCCAGCTGGCAGGCGCTGGAGCAGGACAAGGGTGATGACAAGGCCTTCGTTGCCGTGGCCAACATGCTGCGCAAGGGCTACACGCCGGAGCACTTTGCCAGGGCCAAGAGCCGTTATCGTTGGGACAAGGCGCCCAAGCTGTTCCTGGGGCGCGTGCGGGATGTGAAGAACCTGGAGTTCGCCCGGGTGATGGTGTCGCCAGAGCTGCTGGTGGCGCCGCAGGTGGCGGGCAACCGCAATGAGCGGGCGCGAATGCTGGCAGGGTTGTATACCGCCTGTTCGCGGGCGCGGCATGAACTGATCGTGCCGGGGGGGATGCTGGACTGGGTCAAGGACCAGGTTCGCGATTAA
- a CDS encoding helix-turn-helix domain-containing protein, whose amino-acid sequence MTTANALQVQAFHTTDVTEQVRATPGWQQQYRQMSPGHFSGELRCLGLDGVEVYEERLNTRVEQFFRAPSGSLAFCFDRSENSLYLLNEQSRNIWITPENYQEVAVVFDQAFLARHGLDPQRLEGLFMVPLGSGQNALFGSWLSATLTRLGEADCPLQGQALAEQLLEDCLFILDNACQRLQGVALGRRDEERAIMRRVSEWAADCPEETLNLVELADVAGVSLRQLQQAFKAFTGMPPAHWLRLRRLNGARRDLLRGGGVTVAEVAMRWSFWHLGRFSESYRQLFKEFPSETLKRGRG is encoded by the coding sequence GTGACAACCGCCAATGCCCTGCAAGTCCAGGCTTTCCACACCACCGACGTTACCGAACAAGTACGTGCTACCCCCGGATGGCAGCAGCAGTACCGGCAGATGTCACCCGGGCATTTCAGCGGTGAGCTGCGTTGCCTGGGGCTGGACGGTGTAGAGGTGTACGAGGAGCGGCTGAACACCCGGGTGGAGCAGTTTTTCCGAGCGCCGAGCGGCTCGCTGGCGTTCTGCTTCGACCGCAGCGAGAACAGCCTGTACCTGCTGAACGAACAGAGCCGCAACATCTGGATCACGCCTGAGAACTACCAGGAAGTTGCGGTGGTGTTCGACCAGGCGTTCCTGGCCCGCCATGGGCTTGACCCGCAGCGCCTGGAAGGGTTGTTCATGGTGCCACTGGGCAGCGGGCAGAATGCGCTCTTCGGCAGCTGGCTGAGCGCGACACTGACCCGCCTGGGCGAGGCGGATTGCCCGCTGCAGGGGCAGGCCCTGGCGGAGCAGCTGCTGGAGGACTGCCTGTTCATCCTCGACAATGCCTGCCAGCGCCTGCAGGGTGTGGCGTTGGGGCGGCGCGACGAGGAGCGGGCGATCATGCGCCGGGTAAGCGAGTGGGCGGCCGACTGCCCGGAAGAAACGCTGAACCTGGTGGAACTGGCGGATGTTGCCGGGGTTTCCCTGCGTCAATTGCAGCAAGCCTTCAAGGCCTTTACCGGGATGCCGCCGGCGCACTGGTTGCGTTTGCGCCGACTGAACGGTGCGCGGCGCGATTTGTTGCGCGGTGGTGGGGTGACCGTGGCCGAGGTGGCAATGCGCTGGTCGTTCTGGCATTTGGGAAGATTTTCAGAGAGTTATCGGCAGTTGTTCAAGGAGTTTCCCAGTGAAACCTTGAAGCGGGGCAGGGGCTGA
- a CDS encoding glutamine synthetase family protein, which produces MNAPFDQLSTWLKEHRITEVECVISDLTGIARGKIAPTAKFLHERGMRLPESVLLQTVTGDYVDDDIYYNLLDAADIDMVCRPDPAAVYQIPWAIEPTAIVIHDTFDKQGNPIELSPRNVLKKVLKLYADKGWQPIVAPEMEFYLTQRCEDPDLPLQVPLGRSGRAESGRQSFSIDAANEFDPLFEDVYDWCEIQGLDLDTLIHEDGPAQMEINFRHGDALDLADQITVFKRTMREAALKHNVAATFMAKPITDEPGSAMHLHQSVVDIATGKPIFANEDGSMSQLFLYHIGGLQKYIPKLLPMFAPNVNSFRRFLPDTSAPVNVEWGEENRTAGLRVPTSSPEAMRVENRLPGADANPYLAIAASLLCGYLGMVEHIEPSAPVQGRAYERRNLRLPITIEDALQHMEDCETVQQYLGKQFVQGYVAVKRAEHENYKRVISSWEREFLMLSV; this is translated from the coding sequence ATGAACGCCCCCTTCGATCAGCTGTCCACCTGGCTGAAAGAACACCGGATCACCGAAGTCGAATGCGTGATCAGCGACCTGACCGGCATTGCCCGCGGCAAGATCGCGCCCACCGCCAAGTTCCTCCACGAGCGTGGCATGCGTCTGCCCGAGAGCGTGCTGCTGCAGACGGTCACCGGCGACTACGTCGACGATGACATCTACTACAACCTGCTCGATGCCGCCGACATCGACATGGTCTGCCGCCCCGATCCGGCCGCCGTGTACCAGATCCCGTGGGCGATCGAGCCGACCGCTATCGTGATCCACGACACCTTCGACAAGCAAGGCAACCCCATCGAGCTGTCGCCGCGCAACGTGCTGAAGAAAGTGCTCAAGCTGTATGCCGACAAAGGCTGGCAACCGATCGTGGCCCCGGAGATGGAGTTCTACCTGACCCAGCGCTGCGAAGACCCGGACTTGCCCCTGCAAGTGCCGCTGGGGCGTTCCGGCCGTGCCGAAAGCGGCCGCCAGTCGTTCTCGATCGATGCCGCCAACGAGTTCGACCCGCTGTTCGAAGACGTCTACGACTGGTGCGAGATCCAGGGCCTGGACCTGGACACGCTGATCCATGAAGACGGCCCGGCGCAGATGGAAATCAACTTCCGCCATGGCGACGCCCTGGACCTGGCCGACCAGATCACTGTGTTCAAGCGCACCATGCGCGAAGCGGCGCTCAAGCACAACGTGGCCGCCACCTTCATGGCCAAGCCGATCACCGACGAGCCCGGCAGTGCCATGCACCTGCACCAGAGCGTGGTCGACATCGCCACCGGCAAGCCGATCTTCGCCAACGAAGACGGCAGCATGAGCCAGCTGTTCCTGTACCACATCGGCGGTTTGCAGAAGTACATCCCCAAGCTGCTGCCAATGTTCGCGCCCAACGTCAACTCGTTCCGCCGCTTCCTGCCGGACACCTCGGCACCGGTGAACGTCGAGTGGGGTGAAGAAAACCGTACCGCCGGGCTGCGCGTGCCCACTTCCAGCCCCGAGGCGATGCGCGTGGAAAACCGCCTGCCAGGCGCCGATGCCAACCCGTACCTGGCCATCGCCGCCAGCCTGCTGTGCGGCTACCTGGGCATGGTCGAGCACATCGAGCCCAGCGCACCGGTACAGGGCCGCGCCTACGAGCGGCGCAACCTGCGCCTGCCGATCACCATCGAGGACGCCCTGCAGCACATGGAAGACTGCGAAACCGTGCAGCAGTACCTGGGCAAGCAGTTCGTCCAGGGTTATGTGGCGGTCAAGCGTGCCGAGCACGAGAACTACAAGCGCGTGATCAGCTCGTGGGAGCGTGAATTCCTGATGCTCAGCGTCTGA
- a CDS encoding polyamine ABC transporter substrate-binding protein — protein MRHLQTLIPAAFTLLFATTTHATPSVSVYNWTDYIGDTTLADFQASSGIKVVYDVFDSNETLEGKLLAGRTGYDVVVPSNHFLARQAQAGALLPLDRSKLPNWQHLDPRLLKQLEQNDPGNQYAVPYLWGTNGIGYNVDKVKAVLGVDHIDSWAVLFEPENLKKLKQCGVAFMDSPDELFPAMLNYLGMDPRSEKTADYAKAEARLLELRPYITYFHSSKYVSDLANGDVCVAFGYSGDVFQAANRAVEAKNGVKVAYSIPKEGSNLWFDLLAIPKDANNPEQALAFINYLLDPKVIAKVSATVGYANANPDAKAYMDASLVHNPEIYPPQDVLDKLYISSTPSPKIMRVMTRSWSKIKSNR, from the coding sequence ATGCGTCATCTGCAAACCCTGATCCCCGCCGCATTCACCCTGCTGTTCGCAACCACCACCCACGCCACCCCCTCGGTCAGCGTGTACAACTGGACCGACTACATTGGTGACACCACCCTGGCCGACTTCCAGGCCAGCAGCGGGATCAAGGTGGTCTATGACGTGTTCGATTCCAACGAAACCCTGGAAGGCAAGCTGCTGGCCGGGCGCACCGGCTATGACGTGGTGGTGCCGTCCAACCACTTCCTTGCGCGCCAGGCCCAGGCCGGTGCCTTACTGCCGCTGGATCGCAGCAAGCTACCGAACTGGCAGCACCTGGACCCCAGGCTGCTAAAGCAGCTTGAACAGAACGACCCCGGCAATCAGTACGCCGTACCCTACCTGTGGGGCACCAACGGTATCGGCTACAACGTCGACAAGGTCAAGGCGGTCCTTGGCGTCGACCATATCGATTCGTGGGCGGTGCTGTTCGAGCCCGAGAACCTGAAAAAGCTCAAGCAGTGCGGCGTAGCGTTCATGGACTCCCCCGACGAACTGTTCCCGGCCATGCTCAACTACCTGGGCATGGACCCGCGCAGCGAAAAAACGGCCGACTATGCCAAGGCGGAAGCCCGCCTGCTCGAACTGCGCCCCTACATCACCTACTTCCACTCCTCCAAGTACGTTTCCGACCTGGCCAATGGCGATGTCTGCGTGGCCTTCGGTTACTCCGGTGACGTGTTTCAGGCCGCCAACCGCGCCGTGGAGGCGAAAAACGGCGTGAAAGTCGCCTACAGCATTCCCAAGGAAGGCAGCAACCTGTGGTTCGACCTGCTGGCCATCCCCAAGGACGCCAACAACCCCGAACAGGCCCTGGCGTTCATCAACTACCTGCTCGACCCCAAGGTGATCGCCAAGGTCAGCGCCACGGTCGGCTATGCCAACGCCAACCCTGACGCCAAGGCCTACATGGACGCGTCGCTGGTGCACAACCCCGAGATCTACCCACCCCAGGACGTGCTGGACAAGCTGTACATCTCCAGCACGCCGAGCCCGAAGATCATGCGCGTCATGACCCGCTCCTGGAGCAAGATCAAGTCAAACCGCTGA
- a CDS encoding FAD-binding oxidoreductase, giving the protein MSFTTQHTASYYAATARDAAPYPGLDGDLTADVCVVGGGLTGVNTALELAERGLSVVLLEGRRIGWGASGRNGGQLIRGIGHDVSGFARHVGQDGVRYLKQAGIDSVALVASRIARYGIACDLRWGFCELANTSAQFAAFKDEQDDLAALGYRPETRLVSAEQLHEIVASDQYAGGLVDMGSGHLHPLDLVLGEARAAQGLGVRIFEQSPVLRIEHGPQVTLHTARGKVRATSLVLGCNAHLDELEPRLSGKVLPAGSYVVATEPLPEPLASSLIPQNMALCDQKVGLDYYRLTADRRLLFGGACHYSGRDPKDIAAYMRPKVLKVFPQLANVRIDYQWGGMIGITANRFPQVGRLSQHPNVYYAQGYSGHGLNVTHWTAKLLAESIALGHSQGLDVFSAVPHLTFPGGKALRSPLLALGMLWYRLREVLG; this is encoded by the coding sequence ATGTCTTTCACTACCCAACACACCGCTTCGTACTATGCCGCCACGGCACGCGACGCGGCGCCCTACCCTGGCCTGGATGGAGACCTGACCGCTGATGTGTGCGTGGTTGGCGGCGGGCTCACCGGGGTCAATACTGCCCTGGAACTGGCCGAGCGCGGGCTCTCGGTGGTGCTGCTGGAAGGCCGGCGCATCGGCTGGGGCGCCAGCGGCCGCAACGGCGGCCAGCTGATTCGCGGCATCGGCCATGATGTCAGCGGCTTTGCCCGGCATGTCGGCCAGGACGGCGTGCGTTACCTGAAGCAGGCCGGCATCGACTCGGTGGCGCTGGTGGCCAGCCGCATCGCCCGGTACGGCATTGCCTGCGACCTGCGCTGGGGCTTCTGCGAACTGGCCAACACCTCTGCGCAGTTCGCTGCATTCAAGGACGAACAGGACGATCTGGCCGCACTCGGTTATCGCCCTGAAACCCGCCTGGTCAGTGCCGAGCAATTGCATGAAATCGTCGCCAGCGACCAGTACGCCGGCGGCCTGGTGGACATGGGCTCGGGCCACCTGCACCCGCTCGATCTGGTCCTGGGGGAAGCCCGCGCAGCCCAGGGCCTGGGCGTGCGCATCTTCGAGCAGAGCCCGGTGCTGCGCATCGAGCATGGCCCCCAGGTGACCCTGCACACCGCCCGCGGCAAGGTGCGGGCAACCAGCCTGGTGCTGGGCTGCAACGCCCACCTCGATGAACTGGAACCACGCCTGAGCGGCAAGGTGTTACCGGCCGGCAGCTATGTGGTGGCTACCGAGCCACTGCCCGAACCACTGGCCAGCAGCCTGATCCCGCAGAACATGGCGCTGTGCGACCAGAAGGTCGGCCTTGACTACTACCGCCTCACGGCAGACCGGCGCCTGCTGTTCGGCGGTGCCTGCCACTATTCCGGCCGCGACCCCAAGGACATCGCCGCCTACATGCGGCCCAAGGTGCTGAAGGTGTTCCCGCAACTGGCCAACGTGCGTATCGACTACCAGTGGGGCGGCATGATCGGCATCACCGCCAACCGCTTCCCCCAGGTCGGGCGCCTCAGCCAGCACCCCAATGTGTACTATGCCCAGGGGTATTCCGGGCATGGGCTGAACGTGACGCACTGGACGGCGAAACTGCTGGCCGAAAGCATCGCACTCGGCCACAGCCAGGGGCTGGACGTGTTCAGCGCCGTGCCACACCTGACCTTCCCGGGCGGCAAGGCACTGCGCTCGCCACTGCTGGCGCTGGGGATGTTGTGGTATCGATTGCGGGAGGTGCTGGGGTGA
- a CDS encoding DUF3313 domain-containing protein, whose protein sequence is MKSLPRLTLLCAALLTVAACSSNRVDPKDYSGFLKDYSRLQETKSPSGDPVMRWIDPKVNINQYSQVFIEPSQFYPRPQPTEVISTQTLQEITRYFNEALRREMGSVVPLAKGPGPGVIVVRPAITAVSTSNEGLKPYEVIPIALISAGVNTAMGGRDQEVDVGVEAAFLDGSSQKVLAQVVRKGTGQELENKTTKLTLNDVKPVLDGWAKDMRASFLEAKQKAR, encoded by the coding sequence ATGAAATCATTGCCTCGCCTTACCTTGCTGTGCGCCGCATTGCTTACCGTCGCTGCCTGCTCCAGCAACCGCGTGGACCCCAAGGACTACTCCGGCTTCCTCAAGGATTACAGCCGGCTGCAAGAGACCAAGAGCCCTTCGGGCGACCCGGTGATGCGCTGGATCGACCCGAAGGTCAATATCAACCAGTACAGCCAAGTGTTCATCGAGCCCAGCCAGTTCTACCCCAGGCCTCAGCCGACGGAGGTCATCTCGACCCAGACGCTGCAGGAAATCACCCGCTACTTCAACGAAGCGCTGCGCCGTGAGATGGGCAGCGTGGTGCCATTGGCCAAGGGCCCCGGCCCGGGCGTGATCGTGGTGCGCCCGGCAATCACCGCAGTGTCCACCAGCAACGAGGGCCTCAAGCCCTATGAGGTGATCCCGATTGCGTTGATTTCAGCCGGTGTGAACACTGCAATGGGCGGCCGGGACCAGGAGGTGGATGTCGGTGTGGAGGCTGCGTTCCTCGATGGTTCCAGCCAGAAGGTGCTGGCCCAGGTGGTGCGCAAGGGCACGGGGCAGGAACTGGAGAACAAGACCACCAAGCTGACCCTGAATGACGTCAAGCCAGTGCTGGACGGCTGGGCCAAGGACATGCGCGCGAGCTTCCTGGAAGCGAAACAGAAAGCCCGCTAA